The Arachis duranensis cultivar V14167 chromosome 2, aradu.V14167.gnm2.J7QH, whole genome shotgun sequence genome has a window encoding:
- the LOC107473610 gene encoding uncharacterized protein LOC107473610 produces the protein MCKKYCWEIRRYNGSHTCTRATISQDHSKLGSNTIAEEIKPLVEVDPSIKVKSVIAEVQSKFNYTVSYRKTWLVKQEEVESIFGGWEASYEALPIWFEAMCHKEPSTIVHFEIMPAYQGDDLVPNNCVLHRVFWSYYPCIRAFRHYKPIVQVDKTHLCGKYKGCLLVAVSQDGNNNMVLIAFAIVEGETSEAWHFFLSNLRQHVVTRDGAGLITD, from the coding sequence ATGTGCAAAAAGTACTGCTGGGAGATAAGGAGGTATAATGGTAGTCACACGTGTACTAGAGCAACCATTTCTCAAGATCATTCGAAATTGGGTTCTAACACAATTGCAGAAGAAATTAAGCCCTTGGTAGAAGTTGACCCATCTATAAAGGTGAAATCAGTTATTGCAGAAGTACAGTCAAAGTTTAATTACACCGTAAGTTATCGCAAAACATGGTTAGTAAAGCAGGAGGAAGTGGAGTCAATTTTTGGCGGTTGGGAAGCTTCATATGAAGCTTTGCCCATCTGGTTTGAGGCCATGTGTCACAAAGAGCCATCAACGATAGTTCACTTTGAAATAATGCCTGCGTACCAGGGTGATGACTTGGTTCCTAACAATTGTGTCTTACATCGAGTCTTCTGGAGTTATTACCCTTGTATCAGAGCATTTAGACATTACAAGCCAATAGTGCAGGTAGACAAAACTCATTTGTGTGGAAAATATAAAGGTTGTTTGTTGGTTGCAGTTTCTCAGGACGGCAACAACAATATGGTGCTCATTGCATTTGCgatagtggagggagagacaTCTGAGGCGTGGCACTTTTTTCTCAGTAACTTGCGACAGCATGTGGTGACACGTGACGGTGCGGGCCTTATCACCGATTGA